A region from the Triticum aestivum cultivar Chinese Spring chromosome 3D, IWGSC CS RefSeq v2.1, whole genome shotgun sequence genome encodes:
- the LOC123075460 gene encoding putative glutaredoxin-C2 — protein MAERVRRLASQRAVVIFGASNCCMCHAVKTLFTEMGVSWTVHELDKDPRGKDVERALAGMVGQNPPVPAVFIGGALVGPTDKVMSLHLGGQLVPLLRQAGALWL, from the coding sequence ATGGCGGAGAGGGTGAGGCGGCTGGCGTCGCAGCGCGCGGTGGTCATCTTCGGGGCGAGCAACTGCTGCATGTGCCACGCGGTGAAGACGCTCTTCACGGAGATGGGCGTGAGCTGGACGGTGCACGAGCTGGACAAGGACCCCCGCGGGAAGGACGTCGAGAGGGCGCTCGCCGGCATGGTTGGCCAGAACCCGCCTGTGCCGGCCGTCTTCATCGGCGGCGCGCTCGTCGGCCCCACCGACAAGGTCATGTCGCTGCACCTCGGCGGCCAGCTCGTGCCGCTCCTCCGCCAAGCCGGCGCTCTCTGGCTCTGA